The genomic window TCTCGCGGAAGGTACCTGGCTCCCCGGTGGCTGCAGCTCCGGGCTCCTCCTCCTGCGTCCTCGCGTCGCGTACTGCTTGCTGGGATTCGTAGTCTCGCCTTGGCCATCAGTTCGCCCTTCCCAGAGAGCTTTGGGAATCTAAGCCGGGACTGGGCGGAGGGCGGGGAGAAGGTGATGGCGCGCGAGGGCTTCTGGGAGTTGTAGTTTGACATATTCTAACAGCCAGGAATTCTGGAGAAGAAAAATTGGGTAATAAATCTTATCAGATTATCTGGGCTGTCCTGATATGAAccttttgagtttttttcctcATTCCCAGGATAGGAATACCTCTGTGGTTCAAAACACGAAGGCTGAGATTCAGAGGAACTACAAATCCCATAAAGTGTTGCACGTCTAGGGCCTTTGGGGAACGAGGTCGGCCCCAGCGCAGGCGCGGTGGCGCGAGTTGGACTGTGAAGAAACATGGCGGCCGCGACGTTGACTTCGAAATTGTACTCCCTGCTGTTCCGCAGGACCTCCACCTTCGCCCTCACCATCATCGTGGGCGTCATGTTCTTCGAGCGCGCCTTCGATCAAGGCGCGGACGCTATCTACGACCACATCAACGAGGGGGTGAGGGCCTGTGCCATCCCTGACCTTGGACCCGCCTGAGGGGTGACAGTGGAGTAGAGGTGGGATGGGACTCAGTATACTTTTACCAGGAAGGGGGTAAGGGGTAAACCGTCGGCGTCTTCTGTCTCGAGTCCGCCGTCTGTCCCCTTGGCTTGATGTGAATTCTAAAACGTTAAGCGAggttaatatatttcattttgcaGGGGTTGTAAGTATTGCTGTGTGCCACCCTACATACCCACTTGCCCATTATCAGAAGCAAAAACTAAAGGCTAGTGAGAGCAAAGGACTTACTAGCTGCACAGGAAGCCAGGGGCAAGTCAGGGCCAGAAACGGGACCCCTGTCTCTCAGAGTTTCAAGGGCAGATTTGAGCAGGCGACGGTCGTGAAAAGGACGTTAGACACCTTAGACGCCGTGGCTGAAGTTTCAGACGGCGCTTCTGGTCCCCAAGGCTTCCCACGTAGACAGTTGGTATTAATGGTTGAGAGTGGGGGCTATGAAATCAGAAAGCCTTGGATAGGAACACTGGTCCTTGTCACTTAACTGTGGCATTAAGTTGAGCAAGTTTCTTCTCTGAACTCCGTTTTAACTGTGAGATGGAGATATTAATAGTAACCTGAGCACgattgtgaggattacatgagatgCAGGCAGGGTGCCACATGCCTGGTAGGTGGTACCACTGAAAAATAATCATTGCTTACATTCCTCAGGAGAAAGTGGAAGCATGAGGTAGGAATCGCAACACATTTTTGACTTTTATGTATcatgcactgtgctaggtgcagTGCATGCTTTATATCGCTAAATTATGACTGTGCTGGAGTAGGCCTTATACATATAGCCCTGTTCCACCACTcacttgtgtttttaatttgagacTGTCTGACTCTGCAGCCCGGGAAGGCACTGTCCACTAGTGCTATGCTGCCTGTGACCAGTGCAACTTCCTGCCCCATATGAAAGCATTGCTACTGTCCCATCTCTTGCAAGTGGTTCTGTTAACCACTCCCATTGATCTGGAGAGACATCCAAGTATGTTGTTATAACTCACCCATTTTCcttgtgcttttttttgttttgttttgtttttttgagacaggatctcactctgtcgcccaggttggagtgcagtggcatgatcacagctcactgcagccttgacctcctgggttcaagtgatcttcccacctcagcctcctgagtagctgggaccacaggcatgcgccaccacgcccagctaatttttgtattttttgtagagatggggtttcaccatgttgcccaggctggtcttgaattcctgagctcaggcagtcctcctgccttagccttctaaagtactgggattacaggcgtgagccactgtgctcaaccTCTTGTGCTTCTGGGAATGAGAATTTCAGCCAATTTAGGTCCCAGGAAATGTCTTAAATGGCTCATGGTGAAATATTTTGGGACTACGCACTTATAATCTCTTCAGTAATACCTGGGAGTTGAAGAACTGAGACATCTTCCAGGCTGTTTTCCTTAATAATTGTGTGTTTTGGGGCACTTCCCTCAATCTCAAACTGAATTTCCTGTGAAATTAAGATCACCCCTTTCCACTTACTTCACCTGGTGATTGAAAGCATCATAGTATTTTATAAATGCCAAGAATTATGCATGAAGgctcggcgcggtggctcacacctgtcatcccagcgctttgggaggccaaggcaggcagatcacttgaggtcaggagtttgagaccagcttggccaacatggcgaaaccccatctctactaaaaatacaaaaattagccgggtagcgcatacctgtattcccagctgctcttgaagctgaggcaggagaatcgctcgaacccaagaggctgaggttgcagtgagccgagattgcgccactacactccagcctgggcgatagagcgagtctccgtctcaaaaaaaaaatgtgcatcaaGCATAGGATTGCTTCGAGTTTGCCCACCACAAGTGTATCTTTTTAATCAGGACATGGCATGTGTTTCCCCCAAGCTCATTTTAGAGACCAGGGCAGTGGGAGTAGTTGTAAAATGTGAGAGGCAAAGGTCAAAGTTTGTGGCTCTTGTCTTTAAAATGCAGAAGCTGTGGAAACACATCAAGCACAAGTATGAGAACAAGTAGTTCCTTGGAGGCCCCCATCCAGGCCAGAAGGACCAGGTCCACCCAGCAGCTGTTTGCCCAGAGCTGGAGCCTCAGCTTGAAGATGATGCTCAAGGTACTCTTCATGGACCACCATTCGCTGTTGGCAAGAAACGGCTTTACTTACAAAACAGACTCTTTACCTTCTGCTGTGTTTGAAGTATGTTTAGTCAGCATGCTCAGGAAATAAATGTGAATTGCCCTTGAGACCTGCTTCTACATTGGTTGCTTTGTTAACTCTACCTGATCTTCACTTGTCAGTAATTTGAGACCACTTCAAAGCCCTCTGCAAACACCCCAAAGGCAGAATCTGCTATTTTGAGTTTTCCATTAACTTCCAAAGAATTCTGGTTTTCAAAACAGGAGCCAGAGTTGGAGATATTACAGTCAACTTTGGCTTCTAAGCCAGTAATTCCATTCTTAAATACCTCACTGTCTTGGCCATGGGGAAGCACTATGGCCTCAGCTGGGGGAAAGACCCTGGCCTAGGGGTCTTAGCCACTCCCCACCCTAGGGTATAGTTCAGGGGTATCCAAtcctttggcttccctgggccatgttggaagaattgtcttgggccacacataaaatacagtaaccatagctgatgagctaaaacaaaaaacaatggttTGtgcaaaaatctcataatgttttaataaaGTTGAAGAATTTGTGTTTGGGcctcattcaaagccatcctgggctgcgtGCAGCCTGCAGGccacgggttggacaagcttggtgtATTCTGCCTATTACTGAGTATCTTTTGGTAAGCAGTCATACCTCTCTGGGTCACAGCCTCCTGCCACAGTTCCACTCTGATGAGTTCAGTTCATAAAAGTGCTTAGTTGGTGGGTTTGAATCCTTACTCCACTGATTCTAGCTATGGGAAccaaggtgatatggtttggctgtgtccccacccaaatctcgttttgaattgtagctcccatagtgcccatgtgttgtgggagggactcggtgggagataattgaatcatgggagcggttcccccacactgttctcgtgatagtgaataagtctcacgagatctgatgattttataaggggtttccccttttgcttggctctgattctcttgcctgctgccatgtaagacgggcctttcgccttccaccatgattgtgaggcctcctcagccatgtggaaatgcgaatgcattaaacctctttttataaattacccagtctcgggtatgtctttatcagcagcgtgaaaatggactaatacacaaggGCAAGGCACTTGAACTTGCTGAACTccggtttccttatctgtaaaatggggtagtaGAACATACTGTGTGGGATTTTTGGG from Homo sapiens chromosome 22, GRCh38.p14 Primary Assembly includes these protein-coding regions:
- the UQCR10 gene encoding cytochrome b-c1 complex subunit 9 isoform b (isoform b is encoded by transcript variant 2), translated to MAAATLTSKLYSLLFRRTSTFALTIIVGVMFFERAFDQGADAIYDHINEGVRACAIPDLGPA
- the UQCR10 gene encoding cytochrome b-c1 complex subunit 9 isoform a (isoform a is encoded by transcript variant 1); protein product: MAAATLTSKLYSLLFRRTSTFALTIIVGVMFFERAFDQGADAIYDHINEGKLWKHIKHKYENK